Below is a window of Arabidopsis thaliana chromosome 2, partial sequence DNA.
ttatgaagaCGGTGCTGCTAATCAAATGCTTAAAAGACGGTGCTGGTGATACATAACTAACGattgcatttttgttttaattctttgtttatatacCTCCTTAATTGTATTCAgagttgaaaaacaaatttgtataCACATACGGTAGCCAGTCGCATCTTCTTGGCTTTGCAAAAAGTGGGTTACAAAGATAGCATTATACACATAGACGGATCCATAAATTATTGTACATCGaaagataatttttaaaatgttaagaTAGTATATGTTTGGGGCAGGTTTTCGTAAATCGTAATCCACCAGATCATTACATTTGTTTGTAGTCGAAAACgttgttgtttttggattACTATTGAGCAAAAAGTAGACAACCCAAGCAAATTTAACTCAACTGTGTTAGGTGTTGATGATTTTGCTTAGGAATGGAcagaaaaaaagttgtaatctCCAATATGTAAGCTAGCATCTGTTATTGCGTGAGGCAAAGCAAACAACGACTAGCATCCTCGCTTGTGTCACTCCAAACAACTTTAGAGCTAACTTAAGTGATAAAAATATGGCACAAGTACTTGCTGCAACAGCAACACCATTCACGTAATATAAGTTACACGTATTAATAAGGGATTCGTCTAAAATTCGGTGataaaaaaactaagataCAAATATACtattacaattgttttttttgttttttttgggttgaaTTGTTCAATAGAATTATGTAACATTCCCGTGACAACTCTTTTCAAATGGGATTTGAGATGTTTCccaataaaaaatgtttacgTCTAGTCACGAGTGTGTCTCTTCAATAGTCATCACGTGATCATAACTTGGCATTTGCTCACTCTGAAGTTTTACATATATCCACCAAAACCATTGTTGTTGCCTCTTTTCGAGTCTGGTGATGTGGTCACTTACTCACTTACTCACTTACCTATATGATCTTAAGCCCTAAAAAGATAAGGAAGCACCAAACTGATAGAGACCGAATTAATAATACTATTTACTTTTCATTATTgtcttttattagttttattgttttttcttatagcTAGATTTTCCTTTGTGATTTGCTTGTTCGCCAAGGTGTATTCCTATTTAACGAAGACCTATGAGTTTAATAGAGATCATCCATTAAGATATCAAAAGTGGAGTTGTTATTTTACTCGAATAAACGAAATAGGAGATTGACTtcgttttgatttttgaccAACAACTCTAGTCTAGCAATAATgtatgatacaaaaaaaatggttgCTAAATTTAGAAGGctcaatttcttttcaaaaaattgaCATCAGCCCACAAAACTCTCCTGTCCAGAGCAGATATGTTCAATTGTAGAAATTGCAACAAAACAGTAACaaataaaactgaaaccaTGGAATGAAGACAGGGGAGAGAAGACAAGAAAGagccaaaaataaaacgtAAAAAGGATTCATCTTTCCTTTTAACCTCTCTGCCTTGGCCGCCTTCTAAGGCAGAGGAGattcatttctttctctccccaagaaaaacaatacaaaatttcagaaaatttaTAGTAATTTCAGTATGGCGTTTCAGGATTTTGACAAGATCCAAGAACGTGTAAACGCCAATAGGAAACGTAAATTCAGGAAGAGGATCATCGTTGGAACGGTCTCTTTGCTTGTGGTTGTTGCTGCCATTGTTGGAGGAGCTTTTGCTTATGTTGCTTatgagaaaagaaatgaacaacaacaacaacaacaacaagcaaAGAACCACAACAAAAGCGGTAGCGGCAACAACGTCGTCAAGGATAGCGACAAGAAGAGCCCGAGCCCACCAACCCCGAGCCAAAAAGCGCCCGTTTCCGCAGCGCAGTCAGTGAAACCCGGTCAGGGTGATAAGATTATCCAAACTCTCTGCAGTTCAACGCTTTACATGCAAATCTGCGAGAAAACGctcaaaaacagaacagacAAGGGTTTTGCTTTGGACAATCCGACGACCTTTTTGAAGTCTGCCATTGAAGCTGTCAATGAAGATCTTGACCTTGTTTTAGAGAAGGTCTTGAGTCTCAAGACTGAAAACCAGGATGATAAAGATGCGATCGAGCAATGTAAGTTGCTTGTCGAAGACGCAAAGGAGGAAACCGTCGCGTCGCTGAACAAAATCAACGTCACAGAAGTCAACAGCTTCGAAAAAGTAGTTCCTGACCTGGAAAGTTGGCTAAGCGCGGTCATGTCTTATCAGGAGACATGCCTTGACGGGTTTGAAGAAGGGAACTTAAAATCTGAAGTGAAGACGAGCGTCAATTCTTCTCAAGTTCTGACCAGCAATTCCCTCGCGTTGATCAAAACATTTACCGAGAATCTCTCTCCGGTAATGAAGGTCGTAGAACGACATCTTCTTGATGACATCCCGTCTTGGGTAAGCAACGATGATAGAAGAATGTTAAGGGCTGTTGATGTGAAGGCTTTGAAGCCAAACGCAACTGTGGCCAAAGATGGCAGTGGGGATTTCACAACCATTAATGATGCGCTGAGAGCAATGCCTGAGAAATATGAGGGAAGGTAAGTATACCAAAGCATTTTATAACGTGAACGTGGTAATCACGTCATCttaggtttaggtttaggtttCGGTTTAAAAACTAAGTAAATTTGTTGTATTGAAATTGTAGGTACATTATCTACGTCAAACAAGGCATTTATGACGAATATGTGACCGTTGATAAGAAGAAGGCGAATCTCACTATGGTCGGAGATGGATCACAGAAGACAATTGTGACCGGTAACAAAAGCCATGCAAAGAAAATCCGCACTTTTCTCACGGCAACGTTCGGTAAAACCCCTAAttcttttggaaaatttgtcttgacaaaagttgaaaatataGACCAATAGAATTATAGGTTAAACTCCTATAAATCTTGAAATCTAAAAAGCTATAATGaacatcattttatttttacttttttttgttaaaaatgaatGAATATAACGTCAATGTGAATAAAagctaaattattttttaaatgtttggtATCCTTAATAGTTGCACAGGGAGAAGGGTTCATGGCACAGTCAATGGGGTTCCGGAACACGGCTGGGCCAGAGGGACATCAAGCAGTCGCAATACGTGTCCAATCCGATCGATCAATTTTCCTCAACTGCCGATTTGAAGGTTACCAAGACACATTGTATGCTTACACGCACCGTCAATACTACAGAAGTTGTGTGATAGTTGGAACAATCGACTTCATATTCGGAGATGCAGCCGCCATCTTCCAGAACTGTAACATCTTCATCAGAAAAGGCTTACCAGGACAAAAGAACACGGTGACCGCTCAAGGTCGTGTTGACAAGTTTCAGACGACTGGTTTCGTAGTACACAATTGTAAAATCGCTGCAAATGA
It encodes the following:
- a CDS encoding Plant invertase/pectin methylesterase inhibitor superfamily (Plant invertase/pectin methylesterase inhibitor superfamily; FUNCTIONS IN: enzyme inhibitor activity, pectinesterase activity; INVOLVED IN: cell wall modification; LOCATED IN: cell wall, plant-type cell wall; EXPRESSED IN: 9 plant structures; EXPRESSED DURING: L mature pollen stage, M germinated pollen stage, 4 anthesis, C globular stage, petal differentiation and expansion stage; CONTAINS InterPro DOMAIN/s: Pectinesterase, active site (InterPro:IPR018040), Pectin lyase fold/virulence factor (InterPro:IPR011050), Pectinesterase, catalytic (InterPro:IPR000070), Pectinesterase inhibitor (InterPro:IPR006501), Pectin lyase fold (InterPro:IPR012334); BEST Arabidopsis thaliana protein match is: Plant invertase/pectin methylesterase inhibitor superfamily (TAIR:AT4G33230.1); Has 3076 Blast hits to 3004 proteins in 379 species: Archae - 6; Bacteria - 701; Metazoa - 5; Fungi - 205; Plants - 2131; Viruses - 0; Other Eukaryotes - 28 (source: NCBI BLink).) yields the protein MAFQDFDKIQERVNANRKRKFRKRIIVGTVSLLVVVAAIVGGAFAYVAYEKRNEQQQQQQQAKNHNKSGSGNNVVKDSDKKSPSPPTPSQKAPVSAAQSVKPGQGDKIIQTLCSSTLYMQICEKTLKNRTDKGFALDNPTTFLKSAIEAVNEDLDLVLEKVLSLKTENQDDKDAIEQCKLLVEDAKEETVASLNKINVTEVNSFEKVVPDLESWLSAVMSYQETCLDGFEEGNLKSEVKTSVNSSQVLTSNSLALIKTFTENLSPVMKVVERHLLDDIPSWVSNDDRRMLRAVDVKALKPNATVAKDGSGDFTTINDALRAMPEKYEGRYIIYVKQGIYDEYVTVDKKKANLTMVGDGSQKTIVTGNKSHAKKIRTFLTATFVAQGEGFMAQSMGFRNTAGPEGHQAVAIRVQSDRSIFLNCRFEGYQDTLYAYTHRQYYRSCVIVGTIDFIFGDAAAIFQNCNIFIRKGLPGQKNTVTAQGRVDKFQTTGFVVHNCKIAANEDLKPVKEEYKSYLGRPWKNYSRTIIMESKIENVIDPVGWLRWQETDFAIDTLYYAEYNNKGSSGDTTSRVKWPGFKVINKEEALNYTVGPFLQGDWISASGSPVKLGLYDA